In Primulina huaijiensis isolate GDHJ02 chromosome 6, ASM1229523v2, whole genome shotgun sequence, a single window of DNA contains:
- the LOC140979508 gene encoding RNA-binding KH domain-containing protein RCF3-like, producing the protein MGQRSDYGKRSQMLSDYSGNGGGRRIPGNDEKEANNHIGPDDTVYRYLCPLRKIGSIIGIGGDIAKQLRAQTQARIRISETIPGCEERVVTIYSTSIETNSYGNEAVSPAQDALFRVHERVVSEELPVNGTFDEPLQVTVRLLVPSDQIGCVIGKGGQIIQNIRNDTHAQIRILGSEHLPPCALSSDEIIQITGETTVVMNALYQVASRLHDNPSRSHHSLLSSPSIYRSGITFNNSNASGPLLGATSLMGPYMNHKIDGPEWSSGPKEFSLRLVCPTENLGAVIGKGGAIIKQIRQESGAFVVVDSAGADGDDCVISVSAKEMFEGPSRTIDAINRLQQRCSEKIEKDSGDLVITTRLLVPASRIGCIIGKGGAIIKEMRNTTRANIRIFSDENVPKVASEDDEMVQITGDMNAARSALYQVMQRLRANLFENGGSSSILSRPALHLPATVGDFEGANYDNRDNRMRNPGYSNYSGGYNPKTSPSADRYGNYDDSQVSGSGYGAYSTYSPGHSGGASYGA; encoded by the exons ATGGGTCAGCGGAGTGATTATGGAAAACGGTCTCAAATGCTCTCTGATTACTCTGGAAATGGAGGAGGTAGAAGAATCCCTGGAAATGATGAAAAAGAAGCTAATAATCACATTGGGCCCGATGATACAGTTTACCGTTATTTGTGCCCGTTGAGAAAAATCGGGAGCATTATTGGAATTGGTGGGGATATTGCCAAACAGCTGAGAGCCCAGACTCAGGCTCGGATTCGAATTAGTGAAACAATTCCAGGGTGTGAGGAACGTGTAGTCACCATTTATAGCACTAGCATTGAAACCAATAGTTATGGCAATGAGGCTGTTTCACCTGCACAAGATGCTCTGTTTAGGGTGCATGAAAGGGTGGTGTCTGAGGAGTTGCCGGTCAATGGCACATTCGACGAACCTCTCCAAGTTACAGTTCGCTTGCTTGTGCCGTCGGATCAGATCGGCTGTGTGATTGGGAAAGGGGGGCAAATAATCCAGAACATACGTAATGACACCCATGCTCAGATTAGGATATTGGGCAGCGAGCATTTACCTCCTTGTGCTTTGAGTTCTGATGAGATTATACAG ATTACTGGGGAAACCACTGTTGTGATGAATGCACTTTACCAAGTAGCATCAAGGCTTCATGATAATCCCTCGCGATCACATCATTCACTATTGAGTTCGCCTAGCATTTATAGATCTGGGATTACATTTAATAACTCAAACGCTAGTGGTCCACTTTTGGGTGCGACCTCGTTAATGGGTCCTTATATGAATCACAAAATTGATGGCCCAGAATGGTCTTCTGGCCCGAAGGAATTTTCACTTCGTTTAGTTTGCCCAACTGAAAATCTCGGGGCTGTGATTGGGAAAGGTGGTGCTATTATTAAACAAATTAGACAGGAATCAGGAGCATTTGTCGTAGTCGATAGCGCTGGTGCTGACGGAGATGATTGTGTTATATCCGTTTCTGCGAAGGAG ATGTTTGAAGGTCCATCTCGGACTATTGATGCGATAAATCGTTTGCAACAACGATGCAGTGAGAAAATAGAAAAAGATTCAGGTGATCTCGTGATTACAACTCGCTTACTTGTACCAGCCTCTAGAATTGGATGTATTATTGGTAAAGGTGGGGCTATCATTAAAGAGATGAGAAATACCACCAGAGCAAACATTCGCATTTTTTCCGATGAAAATGTTCCTAAAGTTGCATCCGAAGACGATGAGATGGTGCAG ATAACAGGAGACATGAATGCTGCTAGAAGTGCATTATATCAAGTGATGCAACGATTGAGAGCTAACTTGTTTGAGAATGGGGGAAGTTCATCGATATTATCACGACCGGCTCTTCACCTTCCAGCAACAGTTGGGGACTTTGAAGGTGCAAATTATGATAATCGTGATAATAGAATGCGTAATCCAGGATATTCAAACTATTCTGGAGGGTACAACCCGAAAACCTCGCCTTCGGCTGACAGATATGGGAACTATGATGATTCACAG GTTAGTGGAAGTGGTTATGGAGCGTATAGCACTTACTCACCTGGTCACTCTGGTGGCGCGAG CTATGGCGCGTGA